The Solibacillus sp. FSL R7-0682 genome includes a window with the following:
- a CDS encoding YjcZ family sporulation protein → MSGYGWQQGYQQGYNYGSPSYDNCNNYGYGGGNNGSTFVLIVVLFILLIIVGSALI, encoded by the coding sequence ATGTCAGGATACGGCTGGCAACAAGGATACCAACAAGGTTACAATTATGGTTCTCCAAGTTATGACAATTGCAATAACTATGGCTATGGCGGTGGCAACAACGGCAGTACTTTCGTATTAATAGTAGTATTATTCATTTTATTAATCATCGTTGGTAGTGCACTTATTTAG
- the spoVAE gene encoding stage V sporulation protein AE, producing the protein MAFVVGGIICVIGQLIMDVGKLTPGHTLSILVVAGAILDGFGLYEPLINFAGAGATIPITSFGNSLTHGAMLEAEKHGWIGVLTGMFEVTSSGISAAILFGFIAAIFFKPKGKVD; encoded by the coding sequence ATGGCCTTTGTTGTAGGAGGCATTATATGTGTTATTGGACAATTAATAATGGATGTAGGAAAGCTGACGCCAGGACATACATTATCTATTCTTGTAGTCGCTGGAGCAATACTTGATGGTTTTGGATTATATGAACCATTAATTAATTTTGCTGGTGCAGGTGCAACGATTCCGATTACCTCCTTTGGAAATTCATTAACCCATGGCGCGATGTTAGAAGCTGAAAAACATGGTTGGATTGGTGTATTAACCGGTATGTTTGAAGTAACAAGCTCGGGCATAAGTGCGGCTATTTTGTTTGGATTTATTGCAGCTATTTTCTTTAAACCAAAAGGAAAAGTAGACTAG